The following proteins are encoded in a genomic region of Fusarium oxysporum f. sp. lycopersici 4287 chromosome 1, whole genome shotgun sequence:
- a CDS encoding hypothetical protein (At least one base has a quality score < 10) → MAESSHPGEGRGHVRWGRIEEHYLDPPRPRRREIRYPARRSTFERVDVPTDGARVPNDTRRVARTSSRRSTDDVPVQTYTEWETFTELPIQASATPDGDYTESPRPIETYGEDEEESPRQRQFSYDRGDYGRRYRSRSRSPINPRYKIPGREGYLSRDALSRTAGYNSDWYSRTRGGSLSSNEYDPYDKFDFSSRAQSIIDSSKADDSEVESPESEETTIVMERSNLMKDETVSNSRSQMTLVHSSAYTGSAEMGGSHAAVLNLVHDPKGQKNSLFRWLHVPQDVMNFEDFWVEISRISGLTELEKKAVTRLRADVKKTCVKSRTNPKGAKVGYLDPKYIEVPLKPLKAEAMSSGSVTGSARWICIPFFSLEQYSGLLAAASASLFPAQTLLQVQYSRNTVARDMEQAVVQLGTAERGECFHISQLWCLVIDNSLIVTCGTMTRDDLLGQGLEIKERPSRAVVNERKGRILVAYGDSVVWSFDADECRTWFGFLSKFQAFWPKVPEFWHKDQAVTAYTWPRILKLASAVKAMSLKITMKLGSLPDPPPRAILRPDPQVLPSTHGGKGKPGTQEFAHMLALATGDSRGPQIQGTGFKLLEAQLDAAETFLTCDTTYTDRKAYKTCKEATRKECYDYLVELSGRIEEVESDSLRRAYEEKVDVFNAADIVYSFFLPTNFQGPMVGKFWGAVRSITEVTMLDGRPVSDIAGSLRVSLRDLTRNLLALQNLVMYSSDQERAEVEMPPEFSKAWLYITMAIVYGSNDDPKWDDRMRRAEELIGTGSKKLAQGFGDNNLLEKAIVLPLEVLSLITMGLLQDQVGKSDDICDTYSQYLDSLDHAITSKPSDRSFQHQLDLVQQELVAVKRTLWKQKSLIYRLRKSLTAIDTEDIVVSQIEHEIVLKEAEKQYSNKRHYSEALPPPHSQRQDEDYNRIVPVSYAQEVTTANDYMGLDDDFLFDLASSSKLSPTDAGGLRGLFFLECSRLIEQREFEFRRFSDFSKDLERAIAYKMDFTRDRQERAIYAFTLVTIIFLPISAVSSIFGMNTTDVRDMNYSQWLYWVVAIPVTVLVIVLGLWFMGELGNLARWLFGRPGKGIYGEPTVISQTVEPAYWAAPPTTQLAAQPAEYSSPPYESRRRRVQAQANYPARQSRIYRSR, encoded by the exons ATGGCTGAGTCTTCTCACCCAGGTGAGGGTCGTGGTCATGTTCGTTGGGGGCGCATAGAAGAGCATTACCTG GATCCTCCGCGGCCTCGCAGGCGAGAGATCAGGTATCCCGCTAGGCGAAGTACATTTGAGAGAGTCGATGTTCCTACTGATGGGGCTCGTGTTCCTAACGATACTAGACGGGTAGCCAGGACGTCTTCTCGACGGTCTACAGATGACGTTCCGGTACAGACCTACACTGAGTGGGAAACCTTTACTGAGCTCCCAATCCAGGCTTCAGCTACACCTGATGGAGACTATACTGAGTCTCCGCGCCCGATTGAAACTTatggcgaggatgaagaagaaagccCTAGACAGAGACAATTCTCTTATGACAGAGGCGATTACGGCCGTCGTTACAGAAGTCGGTCAAGATCACCCATAAACCCACGCTATAAAATCCCAGGACGTGAGGGATATCTTTCTCGTGATGCTCTCTCGCGCACTGCAGGATATAACAGTGACTGGTATTCTAGAACAAGGGGCGGGAGCCTTTCAAGCAACGAGTATGATCCTTACGATAAGTTTGATTTCTCATCCCGGGCCCAGTCGATCATAGATTCCTCGAAAGCAGACGATTCTGAAGTCGAATCTCCTGAGTCTGAAGAGACAACCATTGTTATGGAGCGTTCCAACCTCATGAAGGACGAGACAGTATCTAATTCACGCTCTCAGATGACACTTGTTCATTCTTCGGCTTATACTGGGAGTGCTGAAATGGGTGGTTCTCATGCAGCAGTCTTAAATCTTGTTCATGATCCTAAAGGACAGAAAAATTCTCTATTCCGCTGGCT CCACGTTCCACAGGACGTGATGAACTTTGAAGATTTCTGG GTTGAGATTAGCCGGATCTCCGGATTGACAGAGCTGGAAAAGAAGGCCGTAACGAGGCTTCGTGCTGATGTCAAAAAGACCTGTGTGAAGTCTAGGACCAATCCTAAAGGTGCCAAGGTTGGATACTTGGACCCGAAATACATCGAGGTACCATTGAAACCACTAAAAGCCGAGGCAATGTCGTCCGGTTCAGTGACTGGCTCAGCACGGTGGATTTGTattcccttcttctcactCGAGCAGTACTCTGGTCTACTCGCAGCTGCCAGCGCATCTCTTTTTCCAGCTCAGACCTTGCTGCAAGTCCAGTACTCCCGAAACACTGTGGCAAGGGACATGGAGCAAGCGGTGGTTCAGCTGGGAACTGCAGAACGCGGAGAGTGTTTCCATATATCTCAACTGTGGTGCCTTGTCATTGATAACA gctTAATAGTAACATGTGGGACGATGACTAGAGACGATTTGCTCGGCCAAGGGCTTGAGATTAAAGAACGCCCATCTCGTGCTGTAGTCAATGAACGCAAAGGGCGAATATTGGTGGCATACGGCGATTCGGTTGTTTGGTCGTTTGATGCCGATGAGTGCCGGACGTGGTTT GGATTCCTGTCTAAGTTCCAAGCATTCTGGCCTAAAGTTCCAGAGTTCTGGCACAAGGATCAAGCCGTCACAGCATACACATGGCCCAGAATACTCAAATTGGCCTCGGCCGTCAAGGCGATGTCACTTAAGATCACCATGAAGCTAGGTTCCCTGCCTGACCCTCCCCCACGAGCCATTCTACGGCCAGATCCTCAAGTTCTCCCAAGTACGCATGGTGGAAAGGGTAAACCCGGGACACAGGAATTTGCTCATATGCTGGCCTTGGCGACAGGGGACTCCAGAGGTCCTCAAATCCAGGGGACTGGTttcaagctccttgaagCTCAGCTGGATGCGGCTGAGACTTTTTTAACATGTGATACAACCTATACGGATCGGAAGGCATATAAGACCTGCAAAGAAGCCACGAGAAAGGAGTGCTATGACTATCTAGTCGAGTTATCTGGTCGAATCGAGGAAGTTGAGAGTGATTCTTTACGACGTGCATACGAGGAAAAGGTGGATGTCTTCAACGCTGCCGATATTGTTTACAGCTTCTTTTTACCCACAAATTTCCAAGGCCCCATGGTCGGAAAGTTCTGGGGCGCGGTCAGATCCATAACTGAG GTAACAATGCTAGATGGTAGGCCGGTTTCTGACATCGCCGGTAGCCTCCGGGTCTCTCTCAGAGACTTGACGCGAAATCTCCTCGCCCTCCAAAATCTCGTCATGTATTCATCCGATCAAGAGCGAGCTGAAGTTGAAATGCCGCCCGAGTTCTCCAAAGCATGGCTTTACATCACCATGGCCATAGTCTATGGCTCCAATGACGACCCTAAGTGGGATGATCGGATGAGGAGGGCCGAAGAGCTCATCGGTACGGGTTCCAAAAAGCTGGCGCAAGGATTCGGTGACAACAATTTGCTAGAAAAGGCTATTGTATTGCCGCTTGAAGTGCTTTCACTCATCACAATGGGCCTGTTGCAAGATCAGGTCGGCAAATCTGATGACATATGCGATACTTACTCTCAGTATCTTGACTCTCTA GATCATGCAATCACGTCGAAACCCTCCGACAGGTCCTTTCAACATCAGCTCGATCTAGTACAACAAGAGCTCGTGGCCGTCAAGCGAACACTCTGGAAGCAAAAGTCGCTTATCTATCGACTACGAAAGTCACTCACCGCTATTGATACAGAAGACATTGTCGTGAGTCAGATTGAGCATGAAATCGTGTTGaaagaggcagagaagcaGTACAGCAACAAACGGCACTACTCGGAGGCCTTGCCGCCGCCTCACTCACAACGTCAGGATGAGGACTATAATCGAATTGTCCCTGTTTCTTATGCTCAGGAGGTTACAACTGCGAACGACTATATGGGACTGGATGATGACTTCCTGTTCGATttggcttcatcttcaaaaCTGTCTCCTACAGATGCGGGAGGTTTACGCggtctcttcttcctcgaatGCTCACGTCTCATCGAGCAACGCGAGTTTGAGTTTCGACGCTTCAGCGATTTTTCTAAAGACCTCGAGCGGGCGATTGCATATAAGATGGACTTCACAAGAGACCGACAGGAGCGCGCTATCTATGCCTTCACCCTTGTTACTATCATTTTCTTGCCCATCAGCGCGGTTTCGAGTATATTTGGCATGAACACGACTGATGTCCGCGATATGAACTACTCACAGTGGTTGTATTGGGTGGTTGCTATACCAGTGACGGTTCTCGTCATTGTCCTAGGACTCTGGTTCATGGGAGAGTTAGGAAACCTGGCTCGATGGTTATTTGGGCGACCAGGAAAGGGGATCTACGGCGAGCCGACAGTCATATCACAAACAGTCGAACCGGCATATTGGGCGGCTCCTCCAACCACGCAGCTAGCTGCCCAACCGGCAGAGTATTCATCGCCACCATATGAGTCGAGGCGTAGAAGGGTTCAGGCTCAAGCAAATTACCCTGCACGCCAGAGTCGCATTTATCGATCACGATAG
- a CDS encoding hypothetical protein (At least one base has a quality score < 10) has protein sequence MAESSHPGEGRGHVRWGRIEEHYLDPPRPRRREIRYPARRSTFERVDVPTDGARVPNDTRRVARTSSRRSTDDVPASATPDGDYTESPRPIETYGEDEEESPRQRQFSYDRGDYGRRYRSRSRSPINPRYKIPGREGYLSRDALSRTAGYNSDWYSRTRGGSLSSNEYDPYDKFDFSSRAQSIIDSSKADDSEVESPESEETTIVMERSNLMKDETVSNSRSQMTLVHSSAYTGSAEMGGSHAAVLNLVHDPKGQKNSLFRWLHVPQDVMNFEDFWVEISRISGLTELEKKAVTRLRADVKKTCVKSRTNPKGAKVGYLDPKYIEVPLKPLKAEAMSSGSVTGSARWICIPFFSLEQYSGLLAAASASLFPAQTLLQVQYSRNTVARDMEQAVVQLGTAERGECFHISQLWCLVIDNSLIVTCGTMTRDDLLGQGLEIKERPSRAVVNERKGRILVAYGDSVVWSFDADECRTWFGFLSKFQAFWPKVPEFWHKDQAVTAYTWPRILKLASAVKAMSLKITMKLGSLPDPPPRAILRPDPQVLPSTHGGKGKPGTQEFAHMLALATGDSRGPQIQGTGFKLLEAQLDAAETFLTCDTTYTDRKAYKTCKEATRKECYDYLVELSGRIEEVESDSLRRAYEEKVDVFNAADIVYSFFLPTNFQGPMVGKFWGAVRSITEVTMLDGRPVSDIAGSLRVSLRDLTRNLLALQNLVMYSSDQERAEVEMPPEFSKAWLYITMAIVYGSNDDPKWDDRMRRAEELIGTGSKKLAQGFGDNNLLEKAIVLPLEVLSLITMGLLQDQVGKSDDICDTYSQYLDSLDHAITSKPSDRSFQHQLDLVQQELVAVKRTLWKQKSLIYRLRKSLTAIDTEDIVVSQIEHEIVLKEAEKQYSNKRHYSEALPPPHSQRQDEDYNRIVPVSYAQEVTTANDYMGLDDDFLFDLASSSKLSPTDAGGLRGLFFLECSRLIEQREFEFRRFSDFSKDLERAIAYKMDFTRDRQERAIYAFTLVTIIFLPISAVSSIFGMNTTDVRDMNYSQWLYWVVAIPVTVLVIVLGLWFMGELGNLARWLFGRPGKGIYGEPTVISQTVEPAYWAAPPTTQLAAQPAEYSSPPYESRRRRVQAQANYPARQSRIYRSR, from the exons ATGGCTGAGTCTTCTCACCCAGGTGAGGGTCGTGGTCATGTTCGTTGGGGGCGCATAGAAGAGCATTACCTG GATCCTCCGCGGCCTCGCAGGCGAGAGATCAGGTATCCCGCTAGGCGAAGTACATTTGAGAGAGTCGATGTTCCTACTGATGGGGCTCGTGTTCCTAACGATACTAGACGGGTAGCCAGGACGTCTTCTCGACGGTCTACAGATGACGTTCCG GCTTCAGCTACACCTGATGGAGACTATACTGAGTCTCCGCGCCCGATTGAAACTTatggcgaggatgaagaagaaagccCTAGACAGAGACAATTCTCTTATGACAGAGGCGATTACGGCCGTCGTTACAGAAGTCGGTCAAGATCACCCATAAACCCACGCTATAAAATCCCAGGACGTGAGGGATATCTTTCTCGTGATGCTCTCTCGCGCACTGCAGGATATAACAGTGACTGGTATTCTAGAACAAGGGGCGGGAGCCTTTCAAGCAACGAGTATGATCCTTACGATAAGTTTGATTTCTCATCCCGGGCCCAGTCGATCATAGATTCCTCGAAAGCAGACGATTCTGAAGTCGAATCTCCTGAGTCTGAAGAGACAACCATTGTTATGGAGCGTTCCAACCTCATGAAGGACGAGACAGTATCTAATTCACGCTCTCAGATGACACTTGTTCATTCTTCGGCTTATACTGGGAGTGCTGAAATGGGTGGTTCTCATGCAGCAGTCTTAAATCTTGTTCATGATCCTAAAGGACAGAAAAATTCTCTATTCCGCTGGCT CCACGTTCCACAGGACGTGATGAACTTTGAAGATTTCTGG GTTGAGATTAGCCGGATCTCCGGATTGACAGAGCTGGAAAAGAAGGCCGTAACGAGGCTTCGTGCTGATGTCAAAAAGACCTGTGTGAAGTCTAGGACCAATCCTAAAGGTGCCAAGGTTGGATACTTGGACCCGAAATACATCGAGGTACCATTGAAACCACTAAAAGCCGAGGCAATGTCGTCCGGTTCAGTGACTGGCTCAGCACGGTGGATTTGTattcccttcttctcactCGAGCAGTACTCTGGTCTACTCGCAGCTGCCAGCGCATCTCTTTTTCCAGCTCAGACCTTGCTGCAAGTCCAGTACTCCCGAAACACTGTGGCAAGGGACATGGAGCAAGCGGTGGTTCAGCTGGGAACTGCAGAACGCGGAGAGTGTTTCCATATATCTCAACTGTGGTGCCTTGTCATTGATAACA gctTAATAGTAACATGTGGGACGATGACTAGAGACGATTTGCTCGGCCAAGGGCTTGAGATTAAAGAACGCCCATCTCGTGCTGTAGTCAATGAACGCAAAGGGCGAATATTGGTGGCATACGGCGATTCGGTTGTTTGGTCGTTTGATGCCGATGAGTGCCGGACGTGGTTT GGATTCCTGTCTAAGTTCCAAGCATTCTGGCCTAAAGTTCCAGAGTTCTGGCACAAGGATCAAGCCGTCACAGCATACACATGGCCCAGAATACTCAAATTGGCCTCGGCCGTCAAGGCGATGTCACTTAAGATCACCATGAAGCTAGGTTCCCTGCCTGACCCTCCCCCACGAGCCATTCTACGGCCAGATCCTCAAGTTCTCCCAAGTACGCATGGTGGAAAGGGTAAACCCGGGACACAGGAATTTGCTCATATGCTGGCCTTGGCGACAGGGGACTCCAGAGGTCCTCAAATCCAGGGGACTGGTttcaagctccttgaagCTCAGCTGGATGCGGCTGAGACTTTTTTAACATGTGATACAACCTATACGGATCGGAAGGCATATAAGACCTGCAAAGAAGCCACGAGAAAGGAGTGCTATGACTATCTAGTCGAGTTATCTGGTCGAATCGAGGAAGTTGAGAGTGATTCTTTACGACGTGCATACGAGGAAAAGGTGGATGTCTTCAACGCTGCCGATATTGTTTACAGCTTCTTTTTACCCACAAATTTCCAAGGCCCCATGGTCGGAAAGTTCTGGGGCGCGGTCAGATCCATAACTGAG GTAACAATGCTAGATGGTAGGCCGGTTTCTGACATCGCCGGTAGCCTCCGGGTCTCTCTCAGAGACTTGACGCGAAATCTCCTCGCCCTCCAAAATCTCGTCATGTATTCATCCGATCAAGAGCGAGCTGAAGTTGAAATGCCGCCCGAGTTCTCCAAAGCATGGCTTTACATCACCATGGCCATAGTCTATGGCTCCAATGACGACCCTAAGTGGGATGATCGGATGAGGAGGGCCGAAGAGCTCATCGGTACGGGTTCCAAAAAGCTGGCGCAAGGATTCGGTGACAACAATTTGCTAGAAAAGGCTATTGTATTGCCGCTTGAAGTGCTTTCACTCATCACAATGGGCCTGTTGCAAGATCAGGTCGGCAAATCTGATGACATATGCGATACTTACTCTCAGTATCTTGACTCTCTA GATCATGCAATCACGTCGAAACCCTCCGACAGGTCCTTTCAACATCAGCTCGATCTAGTACAACAAGAGCTCGTGGCCGTCAAGCGAACACTCTGGAAGCAAAAGTCGCTTATCTATCGACTACGAAAGTCACTCACCGCTATTGATACAGAAGACATTGTCGTGAGTCAGATTGAGCATGAAATCGTGTTGaaagaggcagagaagcaGTACAGCAACAAACGGCACTACTCGGAGGCCTTGCCGCCGCCTCACTCACAACGTCAGGATGAGGACTATAATCGAATTGTCCCTGTTTCTTATGCTCAGGAGGTTACAACTGCGAACGACTATATGGGACTGGATGATGACTTCCTGTTCGATttggcttcatcttcaaaaCTGTCTCCTACAGATGCGGGAGGTTTACGCggtctcttcttcctcgaatGCTCACGTCTCATCGAGCAACGCGAGTTTGAGTTTCGACGCTTCAGCGATTTTTCTAAAGACCTCGAGCGGGCGATTGCATATAAGATGGACTTCACAAGAGACCGACAGGAGCGCGCTATCTATGCCTTCACCCTTGTTACTATCATTTTCTTGCCCATCAGCGCGGTTTCGAGTATATTTGGCATGAACACGACTGATGTCCGCGATATGAACTACTCACAGTGGTTGTATTGGGTGGTTGCTATACCAGTGACGGTTCTCGTCATTGTCCTAGGACTCTGGTTCATGGGAGAGTTAGGAAACCTGGCTCGATGGTTATTTGGGCGACCAGGAAAGGGGATCTACGGCGAGCCGACAGTCATATCACAAACAGTCGAACCGGCATATTGGGCGGCTCCTCCAACCACGCAGCTAGCTGCCCAACCGGCAGAGTATTCATCGCCACCATATGAGTCGAGGCGTAGAAGGGTTCAGGCTCAAGCAAATTACCCTGCACGCCAGAGTCGCATTTATCGATCACGATAG
- a CDS encoding SulP family sulfate permease: MMLGHTNPLGRGVANILGIKLEDQNQDLQAEIPSSSSIFSEQRHNSFYETEPTSSEWIKEQVPSKEEVVAYAASLFPFATWISHYNLQWFAGDLVAGITIGAVVVPQGMAYAILANLEPQFGLYSSFIGALIYWIFGTSKDISIGPVAVLSTVVGNVVQDVQDSGQNVPAHIVASALSVIAGFIVLIIGLLRCGWIVDLISITSLSAFMTGSAITICVGQLPALLGLPGFSNRDPPYKVLANTIEHLGEAGYDAIVGVSALSILYLIRQGFTAAAERYPKHKRLLFFTNTMRTVFVILVYTVMSWVLNMHRRDDPLFKVLGAIPKGFQNIGVPKLTTELISDFVPYLPATVIVLLVEHMAISKSFGRVNNYTIDPSQEMVAIGMANLVGPFLGAYPATGSFSRTAIQSKAGVRTPAAGIITGLVVLLATYLLTAVFFYIPSAALAAVIIHAVGDLVTPPNTIYQFWRVSPIEVFIFFTGVTVSVFAQIEDGLYATVLLSGAVFIYRILKAKGRFLGKVKVHSVIGDHVIGDDHRKVVGEYGTIEDSDVSARNVFLPLGHGDGSNPEVEVDHPYPGIFIYRFSEGFNYPNANSSLDYLTDFIQSNTQRSSPEAFERPGDRPWNNPGPRKSAKRPVNSDPDSALPTLKAVILDFSSVNNVDITSIQRLIDIRNQLDSYASPDGVDWHFACINNRWSKRALVSAGFGVPYKPNEGTAHRRWKSIFSVAEIGGKDSAAAIAQETDLHELTPKHTDNTDEEPLIGGFSSVKYYGSMSSGDLEKQKRRGAVVHGLDKPLFHVDLTSALQNAITNVEERTISRETAHD, translated from the exons ATGATGCTAGGCCACACAAACCCGTTGGGCAGGGGGGTGGCTAACATTCTGGGCATCAAACTCGAAGACCAAAACCAAGACCTACAAGCTGAGATACCAAGCAGTTCATCCATTTTTTCAGAACAAAGACACAATTCATTCTACGAAACTGAACCCACATCGTCGGAATGGATTAAAGAACAGGTCCCGTCGAAGGAGGAGGTTGTTGCATATGCAGCTTCATTATTCCCGTTCGCTACTTGGATCAGCCACTACAACCTGCAATGGTTTGCGGGTGATTTGGTCGCTGGTATCACCATAGGTGCTGTAGTTGTTCCACAAGGCATGGCCTATGCTATTCTCGCAAACCTGGAACCCCAGTTTGGTCTCTACTCGTCTTTTATAGGGGCCTTGATCTACTGGATATTCGGTACCTCAAAGGATATATCTATTGGTCCCGTTGCAGTTCTTTCGACCGTCGTTGGGAATGTTGTTCAGGATGTCCAAGATTCGGGACAAAACGTCCCGGCCCATATTGTTGCGTCAGCGTTATCAGTCATCGCAGGCTTCATTGTCCTCATTATTGGGCTACTCAGATGCGGATGGATAGTTGACCTCATTTCCATTACCTCTCTCTCAGCTTTTATGACGGGCTCCGCCATCACAATTTGCGTCGGCCAACTACCAGCGCTTCTCGGTCTGCCAGGATTTTCGAACCGAGACCCTCCATACAAAGTCCTTGCAAATACGATCGAACATCTCGGAGAGGCTGGTTACGATGCTATCGTCGGAGTCTCAGCCCTATCGATTTTGTACCTTATCCGTCAAGGTTTCACCGCTGCGGCAGAACGATATCCGAAACATAAAAGACTATTGTTCTTCACCAACACAATGCGTACGGTTTTTGTTATTTTAGTGTATACAGTAATGAGCTGGGTCCTCAACATGCATAGAAGAGACGATCCCCTATTTAAGGTTCTAGGGGCAATCCCAAAAG GATTCCAGAATATTGGGGTTCCGAAGCTAACAACGGAGCTCATTTCGGACTTTGTTCCATATCTCCCAGCTACCGTCATCGTCTTGCTTGTTGAGCATATGGCGATTTCCAAGTCGTTTGGGCGCGTCAACAACTACACCATCGATCCATCTCAAGAAATGGTTGCCATTGGGATGGCTAACCTTGTTGGGCCATTCCTTGGGGCATATCCAGCTACAGGCTCATTCAGTCGTACTGCGATTCAGTCGAAAGCTGGCGTACGAACCCCCGCTGCTGGGATAATCACTGGACTGGTGGTTTTACTTGCAACGTACCTATTGACCGCTGTCTTCTTTTACATACCAAGTGCCGCTCTTGCGGCTGTCATCATTCACGCTGTAGGAGATCTCGTCACACCTCCCAACACCATTTACCAGTTCTGGAGAGTTTCACCTATCGAGGttttcatcttcttcactggTGTCACCGTTAGTGTCTTCGCTCAAATAGAAGATGGGCTATATGCTACCGTCCTCCTTTCAGGAGCTGTGTTTATCTATCGTATCCTCAAGGCCAAAGGCAGGTTTCTTGGCAAAGTAAAAGTTCATTCGGTCATTGGCGACCATGTTATTGGTGATGATCACCGAAAAGTTGTTGGAGAGTACGGCACAATCGAGGATTCTGATGTTTCTGCAAGAAATGTTTTTCTCCCCCTTGGTCATGGCGATGGCTCGAACCccgaagttgaagttgatcaTCCATATCCCGGAATTTTCATCTACCGCTTCTCTGAAGGCTTCAATTACCCCAATGCCAACTCCTCTCTGGACTATCTGACCGACTTCATTCAGTCCAACACGCAACGCAGCAGTCCCGAAGCTTTTGAACGACCAGGCGACAGACCGTGGAATAACCCAGGGCCGAGGAAATCTGCAAAACGTCCTGTTAATTCAGATCCAGACTCTGCACTTCCGACACTGAAGGCGGTCATTTTGGATTTCAGTTCTGTCAACAACGTCGACATCACCTCGATTCAACGACTGATCGATATTCGTAATCAGCTCGATTCATATGCCTCTCCTGACGGTGTagattggcattttgcttGCATAAATAACCGATGGTCCAAGAGAGCATTGGTGTCAGCAGGGTTTGGAGTCCCATACAAACCCAACGAAGGCACAGCACATCGAAGATGGAAATCAATTTTCAGCGTAGCGGAAATCGGAGGCAAGGACTCTGCTGCAGCAATCGCTCAGGAGACAGACCTCCACGAACTGACACCAAAACATACGGATAACACAGACGAAGAGCCCTTGATTGGAGGATTTTCCTCGGTAAAATACTATGGCTCAATGTCATCAGGAGACctcgagaagcagaagcgGAGAGGTGCTGTTGTTCATGGCCTGGACAAACCATTATTTCATGTAGACTTGACAAGCGCGTTACAAAACGCAATAACCAATGTGGAAGAGAGGACGATATCAAGAGAAACAGCGCACGATTAA